From one Enterococcus sp. DIV2402 genomic stretch:
- the tenA gene encoding thiaminase II — MFTALAREKANRYWEGSFQHPFIQQLHEGTLAPEIFRYYLIQDRYYLEHFGKLYQLIGEQSDRSEIKALMATNAEHLALGEVAIRKNFFEELGITEDEIQNTAIAPTAYHYVSHMYRQLIEGTPNVAVAGMLPCAWLYQEIGTRLIEKGSPHALYQRWIETYAGEESKEAIQVERNLLDQLYNESSSDEQEQMLAAFVISSQMEYAFWEMAQTLETWD; from the coding sequence ATGTTTACAGCATTAGCAAGAGAAAAAGCCAATCGTTATTGGGAAGGTAGCTTTCAGCATCCATTTATTCAACAATTACATGAAGGAACGTTAGCACCAGAAATTTTTCGTTATTATTTGATTCAAGATCGGTATTATTTAGAGCATTTCGGCAAATTGTATCAATTGATTGGAGAACAATCAGATAGATCAGAAATCAAAGCATTAATGGCAACAAATGCGGAACATTTAGCGTTAGGTGAAGTGGCCATTCGTAAAAATTTTTTTGAAGAATTAGGAATTACGGAAGACGAAATTCAGAATACAGCGATTGCACCAACTGCGTATCATTACGTTTCCCATATGTATCGTCAATTAATTGAAGGTACCCCCAATGTTGCTGTAGCAGGCATGCTGCCATGTGCGTGGTTGTATCAAGAAATCGGGACACGTTTAATTGAAAAAGGATCGCCACATGCTTTGTATCAACGTTGGATTGAAACGTATGCAGGCGAAGAATCTAAAGAAGCGATTCAAGTAGAACGTAACTTATTGGACCAACTATATAACGAAAGCTCATCAGACGAGCAAGAGCAAATGTTAGCTGCGTTTGTCATTAGCAGTCAGATGGAATATGCTTTTTGGGAAATGGCGCAAACGCTAGAAACATGGGACTAA